The nucleotide sequence AACACGCCGGTCAACGCACCGACGCCCACGCCCAAAAGGAACTGAGCGGTCGTCATCGCCCGGCCAGCGCCTCCTCCGCCAACCACTCGACGCGGTGCGCGAGCATGCGGTCGCCATCGAACTCGAAGAAGCCGCGGAAAGAGCGCCCCTCGAGAATGCCGGGCAGCCAATGGCGGTCGTCGGCCCACATTTTGTCATAGGGAACCTCGCCGGTGCGCACCCAGAGCGGAATCGCTTCGTCCGTCTCGACCGGTTCGCCCTCGCAGCCGTCGGCGACGAAGACCACGCAATGCAACGCGTAACCGTCGGCAAATTGGAAATGAAGTTCGCCGCGCTGCTGCGGCGCCAGTGGAACGACACCCAATTCCTCCCGCACCTCGCGTATCGCCGCCTCCAACGCGGTCTCGCCCGGCTCGATCCTCCCGCCGGGACCGTTGATTTTTCCCGCACCCAGTCCGCGCTTCTTGTGGATGAGCAGGACTTCCTCGCCGCGCGTGACAAAGCAAAGGTTGGCCCGCTCGCGCGGCTGCCAGACTGACCAATCGGTGTTCATGGAAAAACCGCGCGTCCCGCGAATCCCGCCGTGTTATTTCGACTTGGCCCGCAGCGGGACGACCAGCACCGGGCGATCGATGCGCTTGAGCACCCCGGTGACCACACTGCCGCTGAACAAGTGGAAGAGTGCTCCGTGGCCGTGTGATCCCATCACCACGAGACCGGCGCCATGTTCCGCGACGGCCGAGAGAATTTCGTCGGCGGGAAGGCCGAACTTCACCGAGGACGCGCATTTCACCCCGCGCGACTCGATTTGCTTGGCCAACTCCCGGAGCCGCTCGCTCTCGATGCGCTCCTCTGCCTCGAAGTCTTGGCCGATGCGCAGGCGCATCATTTCCGGATCGGTCTCGAAGCCGGCCACCTCGGCCGCCGGTTCGATTATGTGCAGGAGCAAGAGTGACGCGTCCCGCAGCTTGGCCTCCTGCTCGGCGGCCGAGATCAAACGCCCTTGGGTGTCGCTGAAGTCCACAGGAACAATGATCGTCTTCATAAGGCCATGATCCGTCGATGCACCCCGGCACTCCAGCGTGAAATCCGGGGTAAAGACCCCCTGTGGACACCCGCCCTGTTTTATGGCAGTTTGCCCGGAAACATGCGCTCCGCGCTTTTCATAGCCGTCCTCGCCGCCGTTTGCGGCGCCGCCCATGCGCAAGAAGCTCCCCCGCAGCCGGTGTTGGACGAATACGCACGCGAGGAACTCGGGGTCAACGAGCTCACCACACCCTCGATCCAGCGCCTTTTCACCGAGCTGGAGGTTTTCAAACCCGTCCCCATTTCTCTCATCGCCGACACCGATTTCGACCGCGTTTACAACAACCGCTTCCAGACATCGCTCAACTTCGGATCCCTCATCTGCGACGGATTCTTCGCCGTGGTCGCCGAGCAGAAACCGCTGATCCAGAAAATAGGACGCTCCCTCCTGCGGCAGGCCAAAAGCCTTGCCGTCGGGCAGCGACTTTCGAGCCACGCCAACAGCCTCCTCGATCTCGGGCAACGCGGCGACTGGGCGGAGTTGAAGCTCGAAC is from Chthoniobacterales bacterium and encodes:
- a CDS encoding 8-oxo-dGTP diphosphatase, with protein sequence MNTDWSVWQPRERANLCFVTRGEEVLLIHKKRGLGAGKINGPGGRIEPGETALEAAIREVREELGVVPLAPQQRGELHFQFADGYALHCVVFVADGCEGEPVETDEAIPLWVRTGEVPYDKMWADDRHWLPGILEGRSFRGFFEFDGDRMLAHRVEWLAEEALAGR
- a CDS encoding universal stress protein, which gives rise to MLLPGGVRKMAMRDRWRVPRAGAPAGNGLIGLDDAALVVHPRRGDVVDLHGEIAHLLDFRFRRRAVGGLAGNLADGFQARSDAGDEFRVLEARVERRKPVQEIVHDVGLHQPGRALRRVVVGGDDGTDFESPEPSAEADHMGHFFVAQFDHGFFHVGLGLDEFELQLRPVAALPEIEEAVGVARKSLPDGKAFGLPQEGASYFLDQRFLLGDHGEESVADEGSEVERCLEAVVVNAVEIGVGDERNGDGFENLQLGEKALDRGCGELVDPEFLACVFVQHRLRGSFLRMGGAANGGEDGYEKRGAHVSGQTAIKQGGCPQGVFTPDFTLECRGASTDHGLMKTIIVPVDFSDTQGRLISAAEQEAKLRDASLLLLHIIEPAAEVAGFETDPEMMRLRIGQDFEAEERIESERLRELAKQIESRGVKCASSVKFGLPADEILSAVAEHGAGLVVMGSHGHGALFHLFSGSVVTGVLKRIDRPVLVVPLRAKSK